Proteins from a genomic interval of Megalopta genalis isolate 19385.01 unplaced genomic scaffold, iyMegGena1_principal scaffold0037, whole genome shotgun sequence:
- the Tnpo gene encoding transportin 1 produces the protein MKMAWQPQEDGLRQILTLLKESHSPDTATQRAVQEKLEELNKFPDFNNYLIFVLTKLTSEDEPTRSLSGLILKNNVKAHFDKFLPEVTNFIKQECLSAVGDPSPLIRATVGILITTVASRGDLTTWPELLPVLCQMLDSEDLNVCEGAFGALQKICEDSAEILDSDALNRPLNVLIPKFLQFFRHSSPKIRSHAIACVNQFIVNRTQALMIHIDSFLENLFHLANDDDPEVRKNVCRALVMLLEVRMDRLIPHMHNIIEYMLMRTQDPDEGVALEACEFWLSLAEQRICKGALGPHLTNLVPILVRGMKYSEIDVILLKGDVEEDEMIPDREEDIRPRFHKSKTHHSHHVGLVKHGDENGGCDEEDIDPEDGCDDESTLSDWNLRKCSAAALDMLANVFRDELLPVLIPILKDTLFHQDWEIKESGILALGAIAEGCMGGMIPHLSELIPYLINCLSDKKALVRAITCWTLSRYSHWVCAQPHDTHLKPLMTELLKRVLDGNKRVQEAACSAFATLEEEACTELVPYLGFILETLVFAFGKYQHKNLLILYDAIGTLADSVGHHLNKPDYINLLMPPLINKWNVLKDEDKDLFPLLECLSSVATALRSGFLPYCEPVYKRCVSLVEQTLNQHIASTQSPEQFEAPDKDFMIVALDLLSGLAEGLDGHMERLVMNSNVMQLLYQCMQDVMPEVRQSSFALLGDLTKACFQHVLPCIPEFMPILGQNLNPEFISVCNNATWAIGEIAIKLGSDTSVYISLILSQLIEIINRPNTPKTLLENTAITIGRLGYVCPHDVAPMLQEFVRQWCTSLRSIRDNEEKDSAFRGMCQMITVNPAGVVPDFVFFCDAVASWVTPRDDLKDMFEKILHGFKNQVGAENWKRFLDQFPPQLSERLHSMYGV, from the exons ATGAAAATGGCGTGGCAACCGCAAGAGGACGGACTTCGACAAATCTTGACACTCCTCAAGGAGTCCCACAGCCCGGACACGGCTACTCAGCGAGCTGTGCAAGAA AAATTGgaggaattaaataaatttccaGATTTCAACAATTACCTTATTTTTGTTTTAACAAAACTTACTTCAGAGG ATGAACCCACGAGGTCTCTTAGTGGACTGATATTGAAAAATAACGTTAAAGCTCATTTCGATAAGTTTTTACCTGAagttacaaattttataaagcAAGAATGTCTGTCAGCTGTCGGAGACCCGTCTCCATTGATCCGGGCGACCGTTGGTATTTTAATAACTACCGTTGCATCCAGAG GTGACTTGACCACATGGCCAGAGCTTTTGCCAGTACTTTGTCAGATGTTGGATTCAGAAGATTTAAACGTTTGCGAAGGTGCATTTGGCGCTCTTCAAAAGATTTGTGAAGATTCGGCGGAAATCTTAGATTCGGATGCACTTAATCGACCTTTAAATGTTCTGATCCCGAAGTTCCTGCAATTTTTCAGACATTCAAGCCCAAAAATTAGATCACACGCTATTGCCTGCGTTAATCAATTCATTGTTAATCGTACACAGGCTCTTATGATTCATATAGATAGCTTCCTGGAGAATCTCTTCCATTTAGCTAATGACGATGATCCAGAAGTCAGAAAAAATGTTTGCAG AGCTTTGGTTATGCTGCTTGAAGTTCGAATGGATAGATTAATACCACACATGcacaatataatagaatatatgcTAATGAGGACTCAGGATCCGGATGAAGGTGTTGCTTTAGAAGCTTGCGAATTCTGGCTTTCCTTAGCGGAGCAACGGATTTGTAAAGGCGCACTTGGACCACATCTAACTAATTTAGTACCTATATTA GTGAGAGGTATGAAATACTCTGAAATAGACGTAATACTCCTGAAAGGAGACGTGGAAGAGGATGAAATGATCCCGGACAGGGAAGAAGATATCAGACCGAGATTCCACAAATCGAAAACACATCATTCACACCATGTCGGTTTGGTTAAACACGGCGATGAGAACGGTGGTTGCGACGAGGAAGACATAGACCCCGAAGATGGATGTGACGATGAATCAACTCTTAGTGATTGGAATTTACGGAAATGTTCGGCCGCCGCATTGGATATGCTAGCTAATGTATTCAGGGACGAGCTGTTACCGGTTCTAATACCAATCTTAAAGGACACGCTTTTCCATCAGGATTGGGAAATCAAAGAGTCTGGAATATTAGCACTGGGAGCGATTGCCGAAG GTTGCATGGGCGGCATGATTCCACACTTATCCGAATTAATTCCTTATCTAATTAATTGCTTGAGCGACAAAAAGGCACTGGTGCGCGCCATCACATGCTGGACATTGAGTCGTTACTCGCATTGGGTTTGCGCGCAGCCACACGACACTCATTTGAAGCCTTTAATGACCGAATTACTCAAAAGAGTACTCGATGGCAATAAACGTGTTCAAGAAGCGGCGTGTTCGGCGTTCGCCACGTTAGAGGAGGAAGCGTGTACAGAATTAGTCCCGTATCTTGGATTTATCCTTGAAACACTCGTCTTTGCTTTCG GCAAATACCAACACAAAAATCTTTTAATATTATACGACGCGATTGGTACGCTTGCTGATTCAGTGGGACACCATCTTAATAAGCCGGATTACATTAACCTCCTCATGCCACCGCTAATTAATAAGTGGAACGTATTGAAAGACGAAGACAAAGACCTTTTCCCGCTGTTAGAATGTCTTTCTTCGGTCGCGACCGCGTTGCGATCAGGTTTTCTTCCTTATTGCGAACCAGTTTATAA gCGATGTGTATCCCTCGTAGAGCAGACGCTAAATCAACACATAGCAAGTACTCAGAGCCCAGAACAGTTTGAGGCGCCTGACAAAGATTTTATGATTGTCGCATTAGACCTTCTTAGCGGCTTGGCAGAAGGTTTGGATGGTCACATGGAACGCTTAGTAATGAACAGCAATGTAATGCAACTGTTGTATCAATGTATGCAAGATGTTATGCCTGAGGTTAGACAGAGTAGCTTCGCCTTGCTAGGAGATCTTACAAAAGCCTGCTTCCAACACGTTCTCCCATGTATAC CGGAATTTATGCCTATACTTGGACAGAACTTGAATCCAGAATTTATATCAGTGTGTAACAATGCGACGTGGGCGATCGGCGAAATAGCCATTAAACTCG GATCTGACACAAGTGTATATATCTCATTAATATTGTCTCAACTAATCGAAATAATTAATAGACCAAATACGCCAAAAACACTGTTAGAAAATACGG CCATAACGATCGGTCGCCTAGGTTATGTGTGTCCCCACGACGTCGCCCCCATGTTACAGGAGTTTGTTCGACAGtg GTGTACTTCCCTGCGGAGCATAAGAGACAATGAAGAAAAGGACTCGGCATTCCGAGGTATGTGTCAGATGATCACGGTGAATCCAGCAGGAGTTGTGCCCGATTTTGTCTTTTTCTGCGATGCTGTCGCGTCTTGGGTCACGCCAAGAGACGATCTTAAGGACATGTTCGAAAAG ATACTAcatggattcaaaaatcagGTTGGTGCGGAGAATTGGAAACGATTCTTAGATCAATTCCCACCACAGCTCAGTGAACGACTCCATAGTATGTATGGTGTCTGA
- the LOC117223108 gene encoding solute carrier family 52, riboflavin transporter, member 3 isoform X1, whose protein sequence is MLNQKLSNRRLPVDLLALMFGLGAWVGINGIYVQLPLLVNTSPEGWSLPAHMVVLVQIANLGPILYTLYIKYSSWVCDKLIIYLLLAAAALATFILAFVYQETSIVFGSEHSTALLSLMFVTAIVGCTSSVLFMPYMRNYREIYLVTYLIGEGLSGFIPSVVALTQGVGGNPTCLNTTTLESPHVEFMPHYPEPRFSCQAFFIFTGTILFLCYLSFLGLNNMSMAIGERVKPPGSMETLPTDTRAPPSYKTDSGWTMSKQLYSYLLVMIALVCFLGNGTLPSIQSYSCLPYGNIAYHLTVTLSAMSGPLAMCLGFFIKTPKVSVLTASTTVLIILSGFICFLAATSPTPPLQGTWLGEFLVVLSWVLISGLIGFIKLGITTLFRPDPGRGLYYTGVATQMGSLIGAIVTFVLVNHAKVFHSYSPCSTLVEQ, encoded by the exons ATGCTAAATCAGAAATTAAGTAACAGAAGGTTGCCGGTCGACCTTCTCGCCCTGATGTTCGGCCTTGGTGCGTGGGTTGGTATCAACGGTATATATGTGCAACTACCTCTTCTAGTTAATACCTCTCCGGAAGGATGGAGTCTTCCAGCACATATGGTAGTATTAGTTCAAATAGCCAACTTGGGACCAATACTctacacattatatataaa GTATAGTTCGTGGGTATGCGACAAACTCATTATCTACTTGCTCCTGGCTGCAGCGGCGTTAGCAACATTTATATTGGCTTTCGTGTACCAAGAAACATCGATAGTATTTGGCAGTGAGCATTCCACAGCTCTGTTGTCGCTGATGTTTGTAACAGCCATCGTTGGATGTACGAGCTCGGTTCTCTTTATGCCTTACATGAGGAACTACAGAGAAATTTATTTGGTGACCTATCTTATAGGAGAAGGACTCAGCGGATTTATTCCCAGCGTGGTAGCATTGACCCAAGGTGTTGGTGGAAATCCAACATGCTTGAATACGACAACGTTAGAGTCGCCTCATGTAGAATTTATGCCGCATTATCCGGAGCCCAGGTTTTCGTGTCAGGCCTTTTTCATTTTCACTGGCACTATATTGTTCCTATGTTATTTGTCTTTCCTAGGACTGAATAATATGTCTATGGCTATCGGCGAGCGTGTTAAGCCTCCAGGAAGTATGGAGACTTTACCAACAGATACAAGAGCACCGCCAAGTTATAAGACAGACTCTGGATGGACAATGTCCAAACAACTGTATTCGTACTTACTGGTTATGATagctctcgtttgtttcttaggTAACGGTACATTGCCTAGTATTCAATCATATTCCTGTTTACCGTATGGAAATATTGCATATCATTTAACTGTTACATTGTCTGCAATGTCTGGACCATTGGCAATGTGCTTAGGTTTCTTTATAAAAACACCAAAAGTAAGTGTTCTCACTGCCTCAACAACGGTTCTTATAATACTGTCTGGCTTTATCTGCTTCTTAGCTGCCACATCACCTACACCACCTTTGCAAGGTACATGGTTAGGTGAATTTTTAGTTGTTTTATCGTGGGTTTTAATTAGTGGTTTAATAGGATTCATCAAATTGGGCATTACTACATTATTCAGGCCCGACCCAGGCAGAGGTCTATATTACACTGGTGTAGCTACACAAATGGGCTCATTGATCGGAGCAATAGTCACATTTGTTCTGGTTAATCATGCAAAAGTGTTTCATTCTTACTCGCCatgttcgacactcgtcgaacaATGA
- the LOC117223108 gene encoding solute carrier family 52, riboflavin transporter, member 3-B isoform X2 — translation MLNQKLSNRRLPVDLLALMFGLGAWVGINGIYVQLPLLVNTSPEGWSLPAHMVVLVQIANLGPILYTLYIKYSSWVCDKLIIYLLLAAAALATFILAFVYQETSIVFGSEHSTALLSLMFVTAIVGCTSSVLFMPYMRNYREIYLVTYLIGEGLSGFIPSVVALTQGVGGNPTCLNTTTLESPHVEFMPHYPEPRFSCQAFFIFTGTILFLCYLSFLGLNNMSMAIGERVKPPGSMETLPTDTRAPPSYKTDSGWTMSKQLYSYLLVMIALVCFLAVAVADSFRNFYGYGCQPCICSWELVVGPKTEISK, via the exons ATGCTAAATCAGAAATTAAGTAACAGAAGGTTGCCGGTCGACCTTCTCGCCCTGATGTTCGGCCTTGGTGCGTGGGTTGGTATCAACGGTATATATGTGCAACTACCTCTTCTAGTTAATACCTCTCCGGAAGGATGGAGTCTTCCAGCACATATGGTAGTATTAGTTCAAATAGCCAACTTGGGACCAATACTctacacattatatataaa GTATAGTTCGTGGGTATGCGACAAACTCATTATCTACTTGCTCCTGGCTGCAGCGGCGTTAGCAACATTTATATTGGCTTTCGTGTACCAAGAAACATCGATAGTATTTGGCAGTGAGCATTCCACAGCTCTGTTGTCGCTGATGTTTGTAACAGCCATCGTTGGATGTACGAGCTCGGTTCTCTTTATGCCTTACATGAGGAACTACAGAGAAATTTATTTGGTGACCTATCTTATAGGAGAAGGACTCAGCGGATTTATTCCCAGCGTGGTAGCATTGACCCAAGGTGTTGGTGGAAATCCAACATGCTTGAATACGACAACGTTAGAGTCGCCTCATGTAGAATTTATGCCGCATTATCCGGAGCCCAGGTTTTCGTGTCAGGCCTTTTTCATTTTCACTGGCACTATATTGTTCCTATGTTATTTGTCTTTCCTAGGACTGAATAATATGTCTATGGCTATCGGCGAGCGTGTTAAGCCTCCAGGAAGTATGGAGACTTTACCAACAGATACAAGAGCACCGCCAAGTTATAAGACAGACTCTGGATGGACAATGTCCAAACAACTGTATTCGTACTTACTGGTTATGATagctctcgtttgtttcttag CTGTAGCTGTAGCCGATTCATTTCGAAATTTCTACGGTTATGGTTGTCAGCCCTGTATCTGTTCTTGGGAGTTGGTCGTTGGTCCTAAAACGGAGATCAGTAAGTGA
- the LOC117223106 gene encoding riboflavin transporter 2 — translation MTDASRDSEKCQRKGRIVTHVLVAVFGISTWIGINGIYVQVPVLINTSPEGWTLPSYLVLVIQAANVGPLLYMILQHFRWKTNELWWILSLLFLGNCAMGLLSFFYSKTIVINGNEYSLVLFILAFFNALVGCFSSVLFMPYLRNFNKNYLISFFIGEGLSGVLPSVVALIQGVADNSECTVSKNDTMDAMKSNLMFSSSDYFFFIFIVLFLSLTSFIVLEYSSLVQRTRDLDKSDDTISNETHASIPNTSDHRQDRKPCPLTEHKLDLIHNKDLEPQIRHLLYVLLTVCCFFSNGIFPGIQSYSCLPYGNVAYKLSITLAQFANPLVCMLAYWYAMFDMKHITYLTIICSCTGSYVIYLAIMSSAPPLQHTTIGVFLVVSAWTILIGLISYLKLAIVSVLKNSRLPEILVKAGAFMQIGSASGAIISFLAINLTNYFKMNDPCSS, via the coding sequence atgacaGATGCTTCTCGAGATTCGGAGAAATGCCAAAGAAAAGGTCGCATCGTTactcatgttcttgttgctgtatTCGGTATATCTACGTGGATTGGTATTAATGGAATCTATGTGCAAGTACCAGTACTTATCAACACATCGCCTGAAGGCTGGACTCTGCCGTCTTATCTAGTGCTAGTAATACAGGCTGCAAATGTTGGACCTTTGCTTTACATGATTCTGCAACATTTTCGGTGGAAGACGAACGAGCTTTGGTGGATATTAAGTTTATTATTTCTAGGCAATTGCGCGATGGGACTGTTGTCGTTTTTCTATTCGAAAACAATCGTTATAAACGGAAACGAGTATAGTCTCGTATTATTTATTCTAGCGTTCTTTAACGCTTTGGTGGGCTGCTTCAGTTCTGTGCTATTTATGCCATATCTTCgcaattttaacaaaaattatttaatatcgtTCTTCATAGGGGAAGGCTTGAGCGGCGTGCTGCCAAGCGTAGTTGCCCTGATTCAAGGAGTTGCAGACAACTCAGAATGTACAGTCTCTAAGAACGATACCATGGATGCCATGAAATCGAACTTAATGTTTTCCTCGAGCGATTActtttttttcatatttatcgTCCTATTCTTATCTTTAACTTCGTTTATCGTGTTAGAGTATTCGTCCTTAGTACAAAGAACAAGAGATCTTGATAAGTCTGACGATACGATATCTAATGAAACACATGCAAGCATTCCTAATACGTCGGATCATAGGCAGGATAGAAAACCTTGCCCGTTAACAGAACACAAGCTGGACTTGATCCACAATAAGGATCTCGAGCCACAAATACGACATCTTTTATATGTACTATTGACCGTTTGCTGCTTCTTCAGCAATGGTATTTTTCCTGGCATTCAATCTTACTCTTGTTTGCCATATGGAAATGTAGCATACAAACTGTCGATCACATTAGCTCAATTTGCGAATCCTTTGGTGTGTATGTTAGCGTATTGGTATGCCATGTTTGACATGAAACATATTACTTACTTAACTATAATATGTTCATGTACTGGAAGCTATGTTATATATTTAGCGATAATGTCGTCTGCTCCACCGCTGCAGCATACTACGATCGGTGTTTTTCTAGTTGTGTCGGCGTGGACAATTTTAATAGGCTTGATTTCCTATTTGAAATTAGCCATAGTGTCTGTACTTAAAAATTCAAGGCTGCCGGAGATACTCGTGAAAGCGGGTGCTTTCATGCAAATAGGATCCGCGAGCGGGGCTATAATTTCATTTTTGGCAATCAACTTGACGAATTATTTCAAGATGAACGATCCTTGTAGCTCGTGA
- the LOC143261121 gene encoding uncharacterized protein LOC143261121: protein MMDRRLSNVQLQQHLYEAEEGGGGGGGGGGGGRGQQCQQRYGDGSPRQSVVVEHQHHQEQRRSIVQQPKSARSSVGRSDSASDRGTDRYAGYYLGAAKMATRRGEPL, encoded by the exons ATGATGGACCGCCGGCTGAGCAACGTTCAGCTCCAGCAACACCTCTACGAAGCGGAggagggcggtggcggtggcggtggtGGCGGCGGAGGTGGCCGGGGCCAGCAGTGCCAGCAAAGGTACGGGGACGGCTCGCCTAGGCAGAGCGTCGTCGTCGAGCATCAGCATCATCAGGAGCAACGACGGAGCATCGTGCAGCAGCCGAAGTCGGCGAGGTCCAGTGTGGGCAGGTCGGACAGCGCGTCGGACCGTGGGACAGACCGTTACGCCGGCTATTATTTGGG GGCTGCCAAGATGGCCACCAGACGGGGAGAGCCACTCTGA
- the LOC117223107 gene encoding F-box/WD repeat-containing protein 9 isoform X2: MVHALSLVCKQFNEVLRDDSMWKERINHMCLHTDYPILPPAEDDKLFWKLSCVALEKQISLWRKEESMEGSMERLSLNNIHFSTIDGLHLMHNGNICISGARNRSLVCWKLPNEENEKENVTHINFAHDGWIWDITSIDNTVYSCSWDKTVKAWTLTDTGLVHFKTYDMSIDCAVLSVASCPELALFATGSFCKTVSVYDTRSGATPIVMYKPHRGPVIRLIMNSQFIVSASEDKTVYIWDHRTRKFINDFTITESFPMCICMQRDIIYVGDSTAKLYVLDPNENFNAVKTYPTEHKKAITGIHVAPGCLITSSTDKTVRITTPTDPPQHLATLESNYGGIASSDYLNDVLAVSGTGGIEIWRPRSRSHTSYQRENECDLDRGFVGSNCNKYDPV, translated from the exons ATGGTACATGCTTTAAGCTTAGTGTGTAAACAATTCAACGAGGTTTTAAGAGACGACTCTATGTGGAAAGAGAGAATTAACCACATGTGTCTGCATACGGATTACCCAATTTTGCCTCCTG CTGAAGATGATAAGCTGTTTTGGAAGTTATCGTGCGTTGCACTAGAGAAACAAATATCGTTATGGAGAAAAGAAGAGTCCATGGAAGGTTCTATGGAGAGATTATCACTTAACAATATACATTTCAGTACTATCGATGGATTACACTTAATGCAT AATGGAAATATTTGTATTTCTGGAGCAAGGAACCGATCCTTAGTATGTTGGAAGCTTCCCAACgaagagaatgagaaagagaaTGTTACGCATATAAACTTTGCCCACGATGGATGGATTTGGGACATAACATCGATAGACAACACAGTCTATAGCTGCAGTTGGGACAAAACTGTTAAAGCATGGACGCTTACCGACACTGGTCTTGTCCACTTCAAAACTTATGACAT gtcCATCGACTGTGCTGTGCTGTCCGTGGCATCCTGTCCGGAGCTGGCTTTGTTCGCTACAGGTTCATTTTGCAAAACCGTTTCGGTGTATGACACTAGATCAGGAGCAACTCCAATTGTAATGTACAAACCGCATCGAGGACCTGTTATTAGACTGATCATGAATTCCCAGTTCATCGTGTCGGCAAGCGAAGACAAAACAGTATACATATGGGATCATAGAACGAGAAAGTTTATCAACGATTTTACT ATCACCGAATCATTCCCTATGTGCATATGTATGCAGAGAGACATCATTTATGTAGGCGACAGTACCGCGAAGTTGTACGTATTAGATCCGAACGAAAATTTTAATGCAGTCAAGACTTATCCTACCGAACATAAAAAAGCCATCACTGGTATACATGTTGCGCCAGGATGTTTAATAACCAGTTCCACGGATAAAACTGTCAGAATAACCACTCCTACAGATCCTCCGCAACACCTCGCCACTCTGGAATCGAATTACGGCGGAATAGCTAGT AGCGATTACTTAAATGACGTCCTAGCCGTATCTGGTACAGGAGGAATTGAAATTTGGAGACCCAGATCACGTTCTCATACGTCATATCAAAGAGAAAATGAGTGCGATCTCGACCGAGGTTTCGTAGGCTCCAATTGCAACAAATACGATCCAGTCTGA
- the LOC117223107 gene encoding F-box/WD repeat-containing protein 9 isoform X1, producing MSDEEQSCEQVEDDPTNSRLSLLDLPVEVFLYICSFLDASTMVHALSLVCKQFNEVLRDDSMWKERINHMCLHTDYPILPPAEDDKLFWKLSCVALEKQISLWRKEESMEGSMERLSLNNIHFSTIDGLHLMHNGNICISGARNRSLVCWKLPNEENEKENVTHINFAHDGWIWDITSIDNTVYSCSWDKTVKAWTLTDTGLVHFKTYDMSIDCAVLSVASCPELALFATGSFCKTVSVYDTRSGATPIVMYKPHRGPVIRLIMNSQFIVSASEDKTVYIWDHRTRKFINDFTITESFPMCICMQRDIIYVGDSTAKLYVLDPNENFNAVKTYPTEHKKAITGIHVAPGCLITSSTDKTVRITTPTDPPQHLATLESNYGGIASSDYLNDVLAVSGTGGIEIWRPRSRSHTSYQRENECDLDRGFVGSNCNKYDPV from the exons ATGAGCGACGAAGAACAAAGCTGCGAACAAGTTGAAGATGATCCAACGAATTCCCGACTATCTTTATTGGACCTTCCAGTCGAG GTATTTCTTTACATCTGCTCTTTTCTAGATGCATCCACCATGGTACATGCTTTAAGCTTAGTGTGTAAACAATTCAACGAGGTTTTAAGAGACGACTCTATGTGGAAAGAGAGAATTAACCACATGTGTCTGCATACGGATTACCCAATTTTGCCTCCTG CTGAAGATGATAAGCTGTTTTGGAAGTTATCGTGCGTTGCACTAGAGAAACAAATATCGTTATGGAGAAAAGAAGAGTCCATGGAAGGTTCTATGGAGAGATTATCACTTAACAATATACATTTCAGTACTATCGATGGATTACACTTAATGCAT AATGGAAATATTTGTATTTCTGGAGCAAGGAACCGATCCTTAGTATGTTGGAAGCTTCCCAACgaagagaatgagaaagagaaTGTTACGCATATAAACTTTGCCCACGATGGATGGATTTGGGACATAACATCGATAGACAACACAGTCTATAGCTGCAGTTGGGACAAAACTGTTAAAGCATGGACGCTTACCGACACTGGTCTTGTCCACTTCAAAACTTATGACAT gtcCATCGACTGTGCTGTGCTGTCCGTGGCATCCTGTCCGGAGCTGGCTTTGTTCGCTACAGGTTCATTTTGCAAAACCGTTTCGGTGTATGACACTAGATCAGGAGCAACTCCAATTGTAATGTACAAACCGCATCGAGGACCTGTTATTAGACTGATCATGAATTCCCAGTTCATCGTGTCGGCAAGCGAAGACAAAACAGTATACATATGGGATCATAGAACGAGAAAGTTTATCAACGATTTTACT ATCACCGAATCATTCCCTATGTGCATATGTATGCAGAGAGACATCATTTATGTAGGCGACAGTACCGCGAAGTTGTACGTATTAGATCCGAACGAAAATTTTAATGCAGTCAAGACTTATCCTACCGAACATAAAAAAGCCATCACTGGTATACATGTTGCGCCAGGATGTTTAATAACCAGTTCCACGGATAAAACTGTCAGAATAACCACTCCTACAGATCCTCCGCAACACCTCGCCACTCTGGAATCGAATTACGGCGGAATAGCTAGT AGCGATTACTTAAATGACGTCCTAGCCGTATCTGGTACAGGAGGAATTGAAATTTGGAGACCCAGATCACGTTCTCATACGTCATATCAAAGAGAAAATGAGTGCGATCTCGACCGAGGTTTCGTAGGCTCCAATTGCAACAAATACGATCCAGTCTGA